The Deltaproteobacteria bacterium DNA window CCCTTTCGGTTTATGCGCCTTTAAGAAACTCACGCATCATACCATGCACCTTCTCTGGCTCGGTGTAAAAATAACTATGCCGGGCGCCGGGCAAAACAATAAGCTTGGCGCCGGAAATCCCCTTCGCCAAGACATCGGCGCCGCTGCGGTGCGACATATCACTGACGACGAAGTGATCGTCATCGCCGACAAAAATCAGCGTCGGTACCTTGATATCCTTCAAGCGCCCGCTGGTGTCATGCTCCTGGCGCGCCAACACATGGCGAAAGTAGAATTCCGGCGCGCACAGGTTGGCCATGCGCACCTGGAGATATTTTTCGATCTCGTTCATGTGATTGCGCGCATACTCCTCGGTCCAACCGACGACGATGGTGTGGTCGCGGACGTATTTCACGTAGCCCCATTCGACCATCTCCTTGGCGATGCGCAGCGGAATGCCGCGGTCGCCCGGATGGGCCGCGCCGCTCGAGGCGAGAATTAGTTTGCTCACTCTACGGGGATGATCGAGCGCCAATAATTGCGCCACTCGCCCGCCCATGGAATGACCGCAGACAATCGCGCCGTCGAGACCCAAATGGTCGAGCACCGCCACGGCATCGGCGGCGAACATATCCGTGCTGTATTTGGCTGATGGTTTTCCCGACAAGCCCGTGCCGCGGTAGTCCAGCGTGATCACACAATAGTCGCGCGCGAATTCAGGCGTCTGATAGAGATTCCAAACCGCGCCGTCGCACGCGGTCTCGCTCAAAAACAAAAACGGCGTACCTGTACCCGTTGCTTCGTAGTAAATGTCGACGCCATCTTTCATCTTCACGTAGGGCATCTATTGATCGCCTTTCTGATAAAGTTCCGAGTAGCAAACAACACGGTCAAACGAAATCAGAACCGGAGCCGCCGACGCATGAACGCGTGATACGTTGCCCTCCTACCACACGGTCGAGCCAATGACAAATGTCGCTTCGCTCAGCGGAAGCAAAACCACGAATTACACCACGCGCTCGCGCGATTGACACCTCGCCGCTGTTTACTGTATAAATTTTTGTAAACTTGAAACGCGTGGATATTTCGCAGCCCAGCCGACGCGGCGTCAGGTAATTATTTTATTTAGTGCTAATAGGAGACAATCTCATGGCTAACAAACCGGAAGACAGATTCGTAACCGTCGATGGCTTGAAACTTCGCTACATCGAAGAAGGATCGGGACCGTCGGTGCTGTTTCTCCACGGCGCATCGCTCGGCAGTTCGGCGGACGTGTTTCTGCGCAATCTCGGCCCATTTGCCAAGGCCGGATTTCGCACCGTCGCGTTCGACTATCCCGGTTTCGGCCGGTCGGAAATTCCCGCGGCCCAAAGTACGGCGCAGCAACGCGACTCCATTCCGAAATTCATCGACGCCGCGGGTCTCGGCAAGACTGCGCTGATCGCCCATTCACGCTCTGGCGGCTTCGCGATGCAACTGGCGTTGAAAGATCCGAGCCGCTATTCGCACGTGATTATTCTTGGAACGGGTACACTTCTGCCGCTGCAAACCGAAGCGCAGGTCGGCAAGTACGAAGCCGTGCAGGCGCGCGTCGACAAGGAGATGGCGCAAGAGGAACCGACGCTGGAAGACGCCCGCAAACTCTTGCAGGCGGACACCTTCAACCATTCGCTGATCTCCGATGAAGACATCGCCCTGCGCCACCGCAGCATGATCGGCGGCAATTTCAAAGCGCATCAAGACCGCCAGAGTCACGAAGCTCCCGCGGGCGGCGGCGCGGCAAGCAAGCCGTTGTATGAACGGCTCGACGAATTGAAGATGCCGCTATTGATGATCTTCGGCCGCGAAGACCGCGCCCACGCCGGCGAACGCGCCGAGTTGCTGAAAAAGCAGCAACCGAATATCAACCTCCACATCGTCAACGGCTGCAAGCACATGGTCCATTGGGATGCCTTCGACGACCTGATGCGATTGGGTGTGCCGTTTTTGAAGAGCTAGCGAGGCGACTCTCGATCAACGTGGTTGTTTCTAGCGCTCCAGTCCATCGAACTCTTTCCTCACACAGTGCCGCTGAACCAAAGAGTCCCGCAGGTGACAGAGATCTTGCCTGCGAGACTGGGCTGATCTCTACCGACGCGCCATTGCCATTTTTCGCTTATAAGCTAAAATAGATTCGGTGGAGATTCGCCACTACATTACGAAGTCCCGCGTCGATCCCTTCCAGAAATGGCTGGATGGACTTAGGGATACACAAGGTAGGATTGCGATTCAGCGGCGCGTCGATCGCGTGCTAAGAAACAACTTTGGCGATCACAAGTTTTGCCAGGATGGCATTTGGGAATTGAGGATAGATTCCGGACCGGGATACCGGGTTTATTACGCTCAAGAGGAAAAAGCCGTGGTGCTATTGCTCTGTGCGGGGTCGAAACGTAGCCAAGCCGCGGATATCGCCACGGCGGTTCGATATTGGCAAGATTATCAACGGAGAAAACCATGACTCGTAGATCGAAAATAAATCCTTCACGCGGCCATGACGAGGCAACTATCGAAAGTTTTCGCAAGGACCCCTTGTTTGCGGCCGAATTTTTGAACGCCGTGCTCGAGGATGGAGACCAAGAGGAGTTGATGCTGGCGCTGCGCCGGTT harbors:
- a CDS encoding type II toxin-antitoxin system RelE/ParE family toxin, with the translated sequence MDSVEIRHYITKSRVDPFQKWLDGLRDTQGRIAIQRRVDRVLRNNFGDHKFCQDGIWELRIDSGPGYRVYYAQEEKAVVLLLCAGSKRSQAADIATAVRYWQDYQRRKP
- a CDS encoding alpha/beta hydrolase, whose protein sequence is MPYVKMKDGVDIYYEATGTGTPFLFLSETACDGAVWNLYQTPEFARDYCVITLDYRGTGLSGKPSAKYSTDMFAADAVAVLDHLGLDGAIVCGHSMGGRVAQLLALDHPRRVSKLILASSGAAHPGDRGIPLRIAKEMVEWGYVKYVRDHTIVVGWTEEYARNHMNEIEKYLQVRMANLCAPEFYFRHVLARQEHDTSGRLKDIKVPTLIFVGDDDHFVVSDMSHRSGADVLAKGISGAKLIVLPGARHSYFYTEPEKVHGMMREFLKGA
- a CDS encoding alpha/beta fold hydrolase: MANKPEDRFVTVDGLKLRYIEEGSGPSVLFLHGASLGSSADVFLRNLGPFAKAGFRTVAFDYPGFGRSEIPAAQSTAQQRDSIPKFIDAAGLGKTALIAHSRSGGFAMQLALKDPSRYSHVIILGTGTLLPLQTEAQVGKYEAVQARVDKEMAQEEPTLEDARKLLQADTFNHSLISDEDIALRHRSMIGGNFKAHQDRQSHEAPAGGGAASKPLYERLDELKMPLLMIFGREDRAHAGERAELLKKQQPNINLHIVNGCKHMVHWDAFDDLMRLGVPFLKS